The following nucleotide sequence is from Synchiropus splendidus isolate RoL2022-P1 chromosome 14, RoL_Sspl_1.0, whole genome shotgun sequence.
ggaaggatggaaggctggatggaaggatggatggatggatggatgatggatggaaggatggatggatggatggatgatggatggatggatgaatggacagatggatggatgatgaatggatgatggatggatggatgggtggacgggtggatggatgacagacagtTCAGTGTGTATGAATGTGACAATGTGCCGGCGGTGAATGGGGCAGAAGTGTGTCTCACCGTGGGCTCGGCAGATGAGTGGAGGTAGACGGGTTAGCGGGTGCatgcgccctctgctggtgccAAGCAGCCACACTCTGTGAGCGCGCTCGGCTGTTCCAGAGGCCGTTGgtcaggaggaaggagaggctCAGTCCCGTCACCTGCGCCGCCCTGCTTCATTTCAGGCTCAGGCCCTGAGCACGTGGAGGACGCTTCTGAGCCTCCCGAGCGACCGCTCTCTGTATTTGGAGCTGCGGTTGCGGCGATCGTCTCTGCTGGATGACGCCTTCCGTCAAATGGCTGCTGCCCCGCCGGAGCGGATGAGGCTGCCCCTGGCGGTAGGTCTCGGCCTCATCCCTGCCGTCGCCAGGAGAGCCGAGCGGCTGACGCGCTTCTCCTTCCAGGTCTACTTCCATGATGACCCCACGCTGACTGAGCTCCACAAGAAAAACTTCTTTCACCACTTTTTCAAGCAACTGATGTCAGAGCGAGCCGACATGTTCCATTTCAACGACTCTCAGACTCTGGCCTGGTTCCCGCCCAGCGTAAGTCTGTTTCTTCTGTGGGAGGCCTCACCTGGCCTCACGCTCCTGAAGACTCACTGTCGACAATATCGTCCCACGAGTCCATGTTTGTTCACGCTGTTGCTCATGAAGCCAGCTGCCGATCCAAGGGCGAGTCAGATGGAGATGAACGTGCTCGTGTCTGTTCGCTACATCGACAGGCGACCGGCGAGGCCCGGGAGAAGTTCCGCCTGATGGGACTGCTCTGTGGTTTAGCTCTGTACAACGGCTGCATGGTGGCGCTGCCCTTCCCTCTGGTGCTGTTCAAGAAGCTGCTCAACGTCGAGCCCACGCTGGACGACATGATGGAGTTCAGTCCCTGCGTCGCAGAGTGAGAGCATAGTGCGATGCAGCAGTGTCATCTCGAACAGCTTCTGTCATCTCTATCGTCTTCTGTCATCTGTAACGTCTTCTGTCATCTGTAACATCTTCTGTCATCTGTAACATCTTCTGTCATCTGTAACATCTTCTGTCATCTGTAACATCTGAGTCATCTGTAACATCTTCTGTCATCTGTAACATCTTCTGTCATCTGTAACATCTTCTGTCATCTGGAACATCTTCTGTCATCTCTAACATCTTCTGTCATCTGGAACATCTTATGCCTTCTCAGGGGTCTCCGCTGCGTCCTGGAGTACGGTGACCAGGAACTGGAGACTCTCTGCCAGACATTTGAGGTTGGTAGTTACTAAGTCCCTCAGAAGATCAAGCTGCTATCTGATCATCTGTTTGGCTCATCAGATCTCCTGGGCCGGCAGTCTTGTGGACCTGGATACTGAGAATCCTGGCAAACCTGTGACCAGTGCCaacaagtatgtgtgtgtgtgtgtgtgtgtgtgtgtgtgtgtgtgtgtgtgtgtgtgtgtctgtctgtctgtgagaaacagagagagaacatgAATGGATCCCAGTGAAGCTTTCCTCTTGTGGACACAGGGCAGAGTTCGTGGAGGCCTACATCAACCACGCCTTCaccagctctgtggtgcaggtgTTCCAGGAGTTCCGACGTGGCTTCTTCCAGGTGTACAGGCccgagctgctgctgatgttccAACCTGAGGAGCTGCAGGCAGCTGTGGTGGGGACGGACACGTGCGACTGGGAGCAGCTCAGACTGGTGTGTTGAGGCTGGACCTTCAGATGGCTGCAGGCGAGAGCTTCACTAACATGTTGGATGGATTTGAGCAGACCACCCAGTATGACTTGCCGTACCTGATGAAGCATCCAGTCCAGGTCCAGATGTTCTGGGAGGTCTTTGATGAACTGAGCGAAGAGCAGCGGAGAGATTTCCTCTGTAAGTGTCTCGTGCATCTTTAACACTGGCCACACCTCTGGAAACCTTGTGCTCCACAGGGTTCCTGACTGGCTCCAGGAGAGCTCCAATCTTGGGAATGGGCCAGATCCGCCTCTTCATCCGGGAGAGACTTGACTCCAGAGACGAGCACTACCCCGAGTCGCTGACCTGTCACTCCATTCTGGAGCTTCCCGTCTACTCCAGCAAGGAGATCATGAGGACCAGACTCAGAGAGGCGCTGGTCCAAGAGCGAGGCTGGCAGATGTGACCGGCCTCTGCTCATCTCTCACATCTCCCTTCGATAAGCTGGTGTTTCCTGATCGTTGGTGGCATAAAATTCTGACTCAGATTGAAGGACTGGTTTCGCTGTGTTTGATTGAATTCGGGTGCGTTCTCCACACCTGGCCATGCAGGTGAGCGACAGGTCGAATATGGCGAGGTGGAACCTTGTGAGTTTTCCTCTCCTGTTGTTGAGCAAACGGAGCCCAGGCCATGTTGCAATTGGCACGAGGCCCCACTGCCTGAGTCCAGGcttgtttggatgggatcaggAACAGAAGCTCCTTCCTCGTAGCCCCCTCCCCCGCCCCAGGAGAGCGAGGCAAGTCCACCTTCGGAACACCTGCTTTCTCTCCTCAGGTTCACGAGTAAAAGAGGCTGGACTGAACAGTGCTACCTTCAACCTCTTTCTTTCAAGGTAATGAAATATGGTTGGTGTCCAGAAACCATAGATTTGCGTGGACCACCTCCAGACGTGACGGAGTGTTCCTCCACGCGTCCGCTCAACCCTGAGAATGACGACCAAGACCAGTTGACAGAGGAGTCCAATGCTCAGCAGCTGCTCAGTgctggtcgctggctccctcgtctCCATGGCGACGATCACAAGGCACGCTCCCCTCCtccggacccaggtggctcttatcaggaccagctccttccagcccTGGAGAGGATGGTCctttccagcctcctccctCTGACCTCGGACCCTCTGATGAGGCCTCCAGCCTGCCTCACTCGCGCCACCTGTAGCTTCTCTCTTGCTCACGCACACTCCACCACACTCCCTGCATCACCACTCCTCCATCTGTAAATAACGTCTTGATCAGAGCACAAGCCGCTCCGACCGTACGAGTGTTGTGTAATAAATGCACCGTTCCCATGAGACCTGTGCTTTCCAGTCACTCCAGTGTGGTGGTGTTTCATTACTGCATCTACATCATGTGACTCACTGAATTTCTCAACATCATTATGGAGCCATACACATGTTCCAAAGGCCTTTATTCTGAAATGCCACTGACCCAGCCTATTTGGACGTCGAGGAGCCCACGTTGGTTAGAGGAGCTCACGTTGGTTAGAGGAGCTCACGTTGGTTAGAGGAGGTCACGTTGGTTAGAGGAGCTCACGTTGGTTAGAGGATCTCACGTTGGTTAGAGGAGCTCACGTTGGTTAGAGGAGCTCACGTTGGTTAGAGGAGGTCACGTTGGTTAGAGGAGCTCACGTTGGTTAGAGGAGGTCACGTTGGTTAGAGGAGGTCACGTTGGTTAGAGGAGGTCACGTTGGTTAGAGGAGCTCACGTTGGTTAGAGGATCTCACGTTGGTTAGAGGAGGTCACGTTGGTTAGAGGAGCTCACGTTGGTTAGAGGAGCTCACGTTGGTTAGAGGATCTCACGTTGGTTAGAGGAGCTCACGTTGGTTAGAGGAGCTCATGTCTTCCTTGTGGGAACGGtggtgagaaaacaaacatgaagctTCCCATCCATGGTCAGCCTGTAACGGGGTGCCCCGGGCCCCAAACCCTGATCCTGGAATGGGCCTCTCCTCATCAGAGGAGTGATGAATATGACCTGGTATGAATGGCACCAGCTGCTCAGTGAATAGAGGAGGTCACTTTATTTCGTGTTTTCTTCTGCCTCAACACCATTTGcctcaatgtttgtttttgttcggtGTTGAGCAGGTGCTCCAAGAAAGGGATGATGGGTTTCAGCAACGTTCACATTTTGTATTGTGCCATCAAATCagtaacaaaaagaaaataaaaaaggggaaGAAGAAAACTGGATGGATCCCAGGGGCTCCTTCGGGGCTTGGGGCGGAATGTGAGGCTCCTGGGCCTCGCACGAGTCAGCGTTTGTCCCGGTCGTCTCCATCCCACCTGTCAAGAGGAGCGAAAGTGAGACGCGTGTGTGGACCTGCTCGTCCTCGCCACACTCACATGGGTTTTCCCTCGTCTTCTTGCTGCCTCTTCCACAGCAGGCGCACCTCTTGCTTTTCTTGGATCCATGCCTTGCTGGGGTCCCGGAGCCGCCTGCAGCGTCGGAGCCCGGCCGAGTCTGGTTGTAGACTGGAGGAGATTGAAATCACACGGCGTGTCTGAAGCCAGAATGACTCCCTTCCTACCCTCAGTCTCCGGAGAGTCGGTGGCGCCGTCGTCTGAAGCCACTGAGCAACAGCACCCAAAGAGACAGCCCCATTTTTTGCCGCTGGATTTTGTCGGCGGCGCTTTTTTTGAGGCGGTTCTGCCGGGGCCTGCTTCGGGATCAGGCCGGACGCAGGGGCCCGCGGTGGCACCGGCGTTGGAACCTGGGAGGACAGAAAGAGTTCAGCCTGCGCCGAAGCTCCCGCGAGGCTCGGCAGCGTCTCCACTGACCCATACGTGATTTAGTCGGCTGCTGGCTGCTCGTGACGTCCAACAGGTGACAGAGCTTATCTAGGTCTGCTTTTAAAGTCGCCCCGGTGACAGGACAGAGAGGCGTGTCACAGAGGGATCACAGGCGAACATGGTGACTTCCGTCAGACCGGCTCCCTTTGACAGGTGAGCTGCGGCCACAGGCCAGAGATGAGGCGCGCGCTGCCCTCGGCACTCAGGGGCCCATCACACAGCTCACACTGAGGGGCCCCTCGCTCCCGCCCAGGACCTAGTGAGCACAGGCCTAACATGTCCTCGCACGCGCGCGCGCTCAACGTGGcagtgccgtgtgtgtgtgtgtcatacaCAAAGGAAGTCTCCAGGGAAAGTCTGCGGCTGCGCAGTGTCCTTTAAAGGGGTGCATAAGAAGGAGGAGTCTGGTCAGCTGACACCGACGTCATCACGTCCGTGGCGAACGTCAGttgcaaaacaggaagtggagcgaTCAGCTGATCTGCTTGTTGCTGTTCTCAGTTGCGCTTGTCGTGGCTTCTTCGCTTCTGCTGGAGACAGCGCTGAGCTGCGCAGAGCCGAACCACCGCCGAGTGGCTGCTGGCGCCGACGCTCCGAGGCGCTGCCTCTGTTGAGCCTCTCTGGTCTGTGGCGTCGGCCTGTAGACGGGTCCTCGGCGAAGCCTTCAGTTCGCTCTTCAGAAACCACCCGCGCGAAACAACGCCGTCGTCGCCGCTCGGTTCAGCGAGTTCATGACGCGCGTCAGGTGACGGCTCGTGTATGAGGCAGCTGGGAATCGCGCTGACTTCATGCAGTAGAAACAACGGCCACAGCTGTGAGCGCGCGCGCGGGTCCTTCGCAGGGTCGTGCTGTGTCCCGAGGTCGACTTGGAGCCCTCAAGTGTCTTGCCAATGCTGGATCTGGAGGTGGTGCCAGAGAGGTCACTCGGGAATGAGCAATGGGAGTTCGCCTTAGGTGTGTATGGCAACATGTCTGCCGCCGCAGACGTGCGGCCAGTGCGGATCCGTCACgagcttctgtgtgtgtgtgtgtgtgtgtgtgtgtgttggtcctCGCAGGGATGCCGTTGGCCCAGGCCATCTCCATCCTCCAGAGACACTGTCGAGTCATCAAAAACGTCCAGGTGCTGTACAGTGAGCAGGTGCGACCACCATGAGACGCCGCGCGTGTCCTCCGCCGGGATGAGCGTGGCTCTGTGTTGCTCTCCAGCAGCACCTTCGAGGCCATCGCACCACTCTCATTTCACATCTCATTCTCACCAAATGCAGTTTGACTACCAGTGATGCTACCTCATTGGTTTTTGGGGTATTGAGCGCCGGACGCATGGCGGCGGCGGGCTCCGGCGTCATGGCGGGATGAAGCAGTTCACACTCGTGTCTTCCAGGCGGCTGTTGTGATGTTGCCGCATCTAACTCtggtgtgttgttgtgcttcagGCGCCACTGAGCCACGACCTGATACTGAACCTGACTCAGGATGGAGTTAAACTGCTGTTTGATGCCACGAATCAGAGACTCAAGGTGAGTGGAGCAGCCATCATGGGATGCAACCTTGAGGCTAGCGCGTCTGTGAAAACGCTCCTGCGATCAGGAACGACAGAGAGCTCGTACGAGAGTTTACTGGCGCTGCAAGGTCCGAACCGACAGAGAGCTGCCTGCTGCGTCCCCTCTGACCGGCTGCTTGACTGGCACGAGCTCCAGATGCAGCGATCCAAACCCAGTGTTCAGTGGTGGGGAAACCCTTCACCCTCCTGACTGCAGCCGAGTTCTGCGACCTGCCGCGTGTGTGCATCCTGCAGGCCGCGCCTCCTTCAGCAGAACGCCCAGTTAGTCATTCCACACCAAGCCACGTTCATCCCTGCCACTGTCAACCCTTGAGTCGCTGGTTCGTCGTGCGGCTGTTGCAGCTGAATCTCCGTTGGAAAAAAGTGATAGACTTGATGATTCATGACAATATGAAAGTGAGCAATGGCTATTCACAGAATGATCATGCATCACATGATGTCACTCCATGGACGACTGTGGCAGGTTGAATGCAAAGTTCCGTCTGCTGGTCTAGGAAGATAGGTCTAGGACTCACCGTTCCTCAGGTGGCCAGGCAACAGATGAGTGGTGACTTGTGTGAACTTGTGTCTGACAGGTGATTGAAGTTTACGACCTCAGCAAGGTCAAGTTGAAATACTGGTGAGTAAAAGCAGTTGCTGTTGTGTGCAGTTGCGTGAGGTGTGTCGTGACACGGCtcctctccgtctgtctgtctgtctgtgtgtgtgtgtgtgtgtgtttcgtgCACACCGGGAGTCTCAGTTTGCAAGGTTGACGCATGACAAAAGTGTAGTGCTGTGTCTTTGTGGTGGTGTCCGAGTGCAACCCAGTGTCTGTGTTCCAGTGGAGTCCACTTCAACTCtcaggccatcgccccgaccatTGAGCAGATCGACCAGTCGTTCGGAGCCACGCATCCCGGAGGTACGTAACCACGAAGTGCAGCCGACTGTCAGACAAACACCCACAGGGGGTGGCTTGGGGTCCAGATAAGACGCAGTGAACTGCTGCTGTCCAGGTGTCTCTGGATTGTCTCCACACAGCGAGCGCTTGTGTGGACACGGTCGTGGCCCCCCAACTGTCCTCATTTGGCTGCTGCTGAGGTGTGTTGCCAGTGTGACGGGGTGCTGAGCACGTGGCGGCCCACCGTGGTCCTGTCCACGTATGAGAaacgctgctcctcctcctcctcctcctcctgctgctgctgaagatgatgatgatgatgatgatgatgatggtggtggtgctTCCTTCCCCTGCAGTCTACAACGCCGCTGAGCAGTTGTTCCATCTCAACTTCAGAGGACTGTCCTTCTGCttccagctggactcctggaatGAAGCTCCCAAATATGAGGTGACGTCTTGCCTTGTGTAGTCATGAATGCTGGGAGATGTGAACTTAAATATCAACTGCAGATTGATAAGAATCCGAATGACTTGGAGGTCTGAGGCAGCGCTCCGAGACGCTTGTCGTCAGGTGGTGCTGAGGAGCCTCTACAACCGTCTGAACCGTCTGTGTCGTCTGCAGATTCCTCATGGCGCCATGGTGAAGAGGATGCACATCTACACGGGAAACAACCTGTTGGAGACCAGGTGAGAGCGACATCATCTTCAAAGACAGAGTTGAAGGAGCGTTCAGAGGAGACTTCACTGGGCTCCGCTCTGTGCGCCGTTCACCCGAGGCAGAGACGCTGACTGTCTCGGCCGCGTGTCGTTTCAGAGCTCCAGCGATGCCGTTGGCTTGTTTCCTGGGCAACATCTACGCTGAGAGTGTGGATGTCCTCAGAGACCCGGCTGGACCGCTGGGGCTGAAGCTCCGCCTCGTCACTGCAGGTGCGTGCGCTCGCTCTCTGACCTCACACTGGACCCTGAAGGGCTCCAGGAGGTTCACCGGCCGGCCGGCCGTGCGTGTGTCCACCTGCAGGCTGTGGTCCCGGGCTGATGGCCGACGCTAAAGTCAAGTCCATGGAGAGGAGCATCTACTTTGGGGACTCGTGTCAGGATGTGTTGGGGGCTCTGGGTTCTCCACACAAGGTCTTCTACAAGTCGGAGGACAAGGTAGCGTCGGCGTGGTCCTCTGCGCTCACCTGTAGCTGAGCTGTGGCTTTGCTCCCCAGATGAAGATCCACTCACCATCGCCGCACAAGCAGGTGCCCTCCAAGTGTAACGACTACTTCTTCAACTACTTCTCCCTCGGCGTGGTACGTGTCCCTCTGAACAATTCAGATGTTGTGTGGAGCCGTGCGACAAGTCCCGTGCGTTTcccacttgacttgacatgagAGTTCGGCAGACCCGAGTGCGTGACGGGGCGCAGAGTTGAGAGTGACCTTCCCTTCTGCTCACCCAGGACATCCTGTTCGACTCCACCACCCACCTGGTGAAGAAGTTTGTGCTCCACACCAACTTCCCGGGACACTACAACTTCAACATGTAAGTAAGTCCCGTGAGCCTCCTGGGACCTGTGAGGGGCTCGCTCACGTCCGACCTTCACCCCACAGATATCACCGCTGCGACTTCAAGATCCCGCTGGTCATCAAGAGAGGTGAGCGCTCCCCGCACGCTCCGTGCACGCTCCCCGCACGCTAAAACCTTCTCGTGTGTGTTGCGcagagggggcggagcctcagCCTGGCGACTGCACGCTGACCACCTTCAGTAAGGTCTGTTACCACGCTCTCTGCTGGCGGTTTTTCAGACTTCATGGATCTGGACTTCACCGGAGCTGCTTTCAGGCGGCGTGCGCCCTAGTGGTCTGACATGAACGTTACACACAGGCACTCGAGGGGGCTGGGGCTCGTGACATGACTGTGGTTGCTGACAGGAATCATCAGCTTCAGCACGTGTCCTGGGCCAAAACTGCGCAGCTCCTCAGTGCGTCAGTGGCTTAAAGGTTGAACTGTCTCATAAGGCCATTTAGCTGCCACTCAACCATCCAAAAAGTCTCTGgtgggaggagtgggaggggggagagagaggggactCCCCCAGGCCCTGCCAGGTAGCACCAGGCGTGTCGAGTCAGACAGACCGGTGCGGGACACGGCCGGCACCAGTCGCCGCTGCGGacggggcggggcggggcgaTACCTGAGGCACGACTCTGAGGAGGCCCACACTGGTGAGGCAGTTGTCGCCGTCTGACCGCGCCACGTCGACACACGCTCGCACTCGCTCACCCAAAAATCACAGTGGAGAAAAGCACTGACTCGTATGACAGTGTTGAGAATGCAGGGTGTATAGAGGTTTGGTGGAAGCCAGGAAGACGACAGGCCAGAGTTGGGGCAGGTCTGCCGGAGGAGCGGGTCATGTGGCGCTCACTGACCCGAGCGTGTGCTGTCTCTCGGCAGTGGGAGCAGGTCCAGGAGCTGCTGGGTCACCCGTCTGAGAAGCCGGTGGTGCTGCACAGGTGAGGTCAtgcgctgccgccgccgctccCCGCGCTCACCGTTGCTCCCTTGCTCGACAGGTCCTCGTCGGCCAACAACACCAACCCGTTCGGCTCCACCTTCTGCTTCGGCCTCCAGCGGATGATCTTCGAGGTGAGTCCTGCTGGGTCGGTCCCCAGGCCGAGCCGGCTTCTGAGGGTCCGGAGCGTCTCTCCTCAGGTGATGCAGAACAGCCATATTGCCTCAGTCACCCTGTACGGAGCGCCTCGGAGCGCCGCTCGGCCCCGCTGCCAGTGAAGCGCTGCACCACACGTCGGACATGGCCGTGGAAACGCCGTTCCCTTCTGGTCTCACACTTCACTCATGACGGCGCCAGGGACCCTGAGCTGGGACGGGACCTGACGCCGTCCTCCCTCCATCTGCCACTGGCTGCTTCTCGTGGCGCAGGCAGAACTAGCATTTCAACGTgcattttcatatttcacaacgatgaactgaaatgtgccAGTAATTCTCATTCAGCGTGAATCTGTCCAAGATGGACGGACGTTGGTCACCGATGAAAGGAAAAAGGGAAGAGTCGCACATTTCTGAAAAGGCATCTATTGAGAACGGAATGTTCCATCCAGATATTTTCgatgaaaaacacattaaaaagccACGAAGGAGAACACAACCAGACGCTGAAGTTGAAATGTGACGTGAAGAACAATAATTCA
It contains:
- the phaf1 gene encoding UPF0183 protein C16orf70 homolog, with amino-acid sequence MLDLEVVPERSLGNEQWEFALGMPLAQAISILQRHCRVIKNVQVLYSEQAPLSHDLILNLTQDGVKLLFDATNQRLKVIEVYDLSKVKLKYCGVHFNSQAIAPTIEQIDQSFGATHPGVYNAAEQLFHLNFRGLSFCFQLDSWNEAPKYEIPHGAMVKRMHIYTGNNLLETRAPAMPLACFLGNIYAESVDVLRDPAGPLGLKLRLVTAGCGPGLMADAKVKSMERSIYFGDSCQDVLGALGSPHKVFYKSEDKMKIHSPSPHKQVPSKCNDYFFNYFSLGVDILFDSTTHLVKKFVLHTNFPGHYNFNIYHRCDFKIPLVIKREGAEPQPGDCTLTTFSKWEQVQELLGHPSEKPVVLHRSSSANNTNPFGSTFCFGLQRMIFEVMQNSHIASVTLYGAPRSAARPRCQ